A stretch of the Duncaniella dubosii genome encodes the following:
- a CDS encoding 4Fe-4S binding protein, translating to MKLYNISFSPTGTSAKVATAIIHGIMANIDCRTITLDATHQSVTCEPISKDDLAIISAPVYGGKMASLAKERMKTLTADGTPCILVAVYGNRAFENALNDMSFFTSTLGFVTTGAAAFIGEHSYSTAATPIAVGRPDESDLEYAKAFGLEIARKISLKSLSAIDTTEITDEESPAESLANFKSFVADYMRSQKESPRKLVPEVNTAICNTCGICLSVCPTEAIANDCATIDSSKCMYNHPR from the coding sequence ATGAAACTTTACAACATCAGCTTTTCCCCGACAGGAACATCAGCTAAAGTCGCGACTGCAATAATACATGGAATCATGGCGAATATTGACTGCCGGACAATCACGCTCGATGCGACACATCAGAGCGTGACATGCGAACCAATCTCAAAAGACGATCTGGCCATAATCTCAGCTCCTGTCTATGGCGGTAAAATGGCATCTTTGGCCAAAGAGCGGATGAAAACACTCACCGCCGACGGCACACCGTGCATACTCGTAGCCGTCTATGGCAACAGGGCTTTTGAAAACGCACTCAACGATATGTCGTTTTTTACAAGCACGCTCGGCTTTGTCACGACAGGAGCTGCCGCCTTTATCGGCGAACACTCCTACTCCACTGCCGCGACACCTATCGCCGTGGGGCGCCCGGACGAGAGCGATCTTGAGTATGCAAAGGCATTCGGACTGGAAATCGCCCGGAAAATCTCACTGAAATCCCTATCGGCAATCGACACAACCGAAATTACCGACGAAGAGTCGCCGGCCGAATCTCTTGCAAACTTCAAGTCATTTGTAGCCGACTATATGCGCAGTCAGAAGGAATCGCCACGCAAACTTGTGCCTGAAGTGAACACGGCAATCTGCAACACGTGTGGAATCTGCCTGTCAGTCTGCCCGACAGAAGCCATAGCAAACGACTGTGCCACTATAGACAGCTCGAAATGTATGTACAACCATCCGCGATAG
- the tnpB gene encoding IS66 family insertion sequence element accessory protein TnpB (TnpB, as the term is used for proteins encoded by IS66 family insertion elements, is considered an accessory protein, since TnpC, encoded by a neighboring gene, is a DDE family transposase.): MWSLEADMRLWVCRQPVSMRYGIRGLAQMVWSWKGHSPASGDVYVFFSKDRKTMKALKWDGDGFLMYTKRLSRGRFREVLKKGDDGVRRLQWDDFYMLMRGLTPVKVMVENRFRMAVK; the protein is encoded by the coding sequence ATGTGGAGTCTTGAGGCGGATATGCGGCTCTGGGTATGCCGGCAGCCGGTATCGATGCGCTACGGCATCCGGGGTCTGGCCCAGATGGTGTGGTCGTGGAAGGGGCATTCTCCGGCATCGGGCGATGTGTATGTGTTTTTCTCAAAGGACCGCAAGACCATGAAGGCGTTGAAATGGGATGGCGACGGATTTTTGATGTACACAAAAAGACTGTCGCGAGGCCGTTTCCGGGAGGTGCTCAAAAAGGGCGATGACGGCGTGCGCAGGCTCCAATGGGACGATTTCTATATGCTGATGAGGGGCCTCACGCCTGTGAAGGTGATGGTCGAAAATCGCTTCAGAATGGCCGTAAAATAA
- the tnpC gene encoding IS66 family transposase — MKKNELIEFLQRQIEFLQGRLDEALASVSSLTLSNEKLQSTNEKLVATVDELRKQMASMEEAMKGKSAELSKEKAARQAVQRLQGSPSERQKKPVTTPATSETRQQKPEKKRTNNGAKRKTHPECEVETIIVEPDSPDFNPEAATFIGECDVVRYVMEPMRFKKIIYKVRKYVQDEKIYKGSAPATPLLNSQYTSSFIAGLAELRYLHCMPLENAVEYFRAHGFDLDKGTAQKLVSKVRVHLENLYKALGQAIVADNYICGDETYQKVRLQVATPSGRKIKKGYIWVFVGMTTGLVYFFYDDGSRSAEVFEQHIKGFNGAFQCDYYSGYRHIGIGGMSGIKRLPCLQHIKRKFLDLKDNPKAQEIAKLFGLLYHFEHQHRIGKDGWTAGKHLEWRQRYSKVMLEKIRMRLTAVKDRIGVPPDDPLLAATEHALKQWDEIPRIFASPTYRLDNNEVERINRYISLTRRRLTIGSHSGAEAAALYHSLAITCHRCGVNVFDYFCDIIDRCAAWPPNTPIEKYRDLLPDRWKLSQK; from the coding sequence ATGAAAAAGAACGAGTTGATAGAGTTTCTGCAACGTCAGATCGAGTTCCTTCAAGGGCGGCTCGACGAGGCGTTGGCCTCTGTCAGCTCGCTTACTTTATCCAATGAAAAGCTGCAGTCGACCAACGAGAAGCTTGTGGCGACTGTAGATGAACTGCGCAAGCAAATGGCCTCAATGGAGGAGGCTATGAAAGGCAAAAGTGCGGAACTGAGCAAAGAGAAAGCCGCGCGTCAGGCAGTGCAGCGTCTGCAGGGCTCGCCGTCGGAGCGTCAGAAGAAACCGGTGACGACTCCTGCCACATCCGAAACTCGACAGCAGAAGCCAGAGAAGAAACGTACCAACAACGGCGCCAAAAGGAAGACGCATCCGGAGTGTGAGGTGGAGACCATTATAGTGGAGCCTGACAGTCCGGACTTCAATCCCGAGGCGGCGACGTTTATCGGCGAGTGCGATGTCGTGCGCTACGTCATGGAGCCGATGCGCTTCAAAAAAATTATCTACAAGGTCAGAAAATACGTGCAGGACGAGAAAATATACAAAGGTTCCGCACCCGCCACACCGCTGCTTAACTCGCAGTATACATCTTCCTTCATAGCCGGACTCGCCGAGCTACGCTATCTCCACTGCATGCCACTTGAAAATGCTGTCGAATACTTCCGTGCCCACGGCTTCGACCTTGACAAAGGCACCGCACAGAAGCTCGTAAGTAAGGTAAGGGTACATCTGGAAAATCTATACAAGGCGCTGGGTCAGGCAATAGTCGCGGACAATTATATCTGCGGTGACGAGACCTATCAGAAAGTGCGGCTGCAGGTGGCAACTCCTTCGGGAAGAAAGATCAAGAAAGGCTACATATGGGTGTTCGTCGGCATGACAACCGGGCTTGTGTACTTCTTCTATGACGACGGCTCCCGCTCGGCCGAAGTCTTCGAGCAACACATAAAAGGCTTCAACGGAGCCTTCCAGTGCGACTATTACTCGGGATACCGGCATATCGGAATCGGTGGGATGAGCGGGATAAAACGCTTGCCATGCCTGCAGCACATCAAGCGAAAGTTTCTCGATCTGAAAGACAATCCAAAGGCGCAGGAAATAGCAAAGCTCTTCGGACTCCTTTACCACTTCGAGCATCAGCACCGCATAGGCAAAGACGGATGGACGGCGGGAAAGCACCTTGAGTGGAGACAACGATACTCCAAGGTGATGCTCGAGAAAATCCGCATGAGACTGACAGCAGTCAAAGACCGCATCGGCGTGCCACCCGACGACCCGCTGCTCGCCGCCACCGAACATGCACTCAAACAATGGGACGAGATACCACGCATCTTTGCCTCACCCACCTACAGACTCGACAACAACGAAGTCGAGCGAATCAACCGCTACATATCCCTGACCCGTCGCCGACTTACAATCGGCTCCCACTCCGGAGCCGAAGCCGCCGCCCTGTACCACTCTCTTGCGATCACCTGCCACCGCTGCGGAGTCAACGTCTTCGACTACTTCTGCGACATAATCGACCGATGTGCCGCATGGCCGCCAAACACCCCGATCGAAAAATACCGCGACCTGCTTCCCGACCGCTGGAAACTCTCACAAAAATAG
- a CDS encoding 4Fe-4S binding protein has translation MYKCIKCCACVKSCPEGARSLSSPFAPVLSANFSLRKSPIMKV, from the coding sequence TTGTACAAATGTATAAAATGCTGCGCATGCGTGAAGTCGTGTCCTGAAGGTGCGCGCTCACTCTCGTCGCCATTCGCCCCGGTGCTGTCTGCAAACTTCAGCCTCCGAAAATCACCTATCATGAAAGTATAA
- a CDS encoding carbohydrate-binding family 9-like protein, giving the protein MPQTLNVPFIADLDFLNTDAIFNRLESTGVRHSIGELNWKEQYPYHPLTTFTIAHSARYIYVNFFVRCNYLRAVNYENNSPVYEDSCVMFYVQPFDSQDYSRFEFNCIGTVKAVRQFGSGDSEIFTDEEIASISLLPSCGRRPFREIEGLFTWDILVAVPLKLIGAEYNGCPLKLKGNFFKCASGTSQPHFLSWSPVKSKKPDFLRPESFGDIILE; this is encoded by the coding sequence ATGCCACAGACACTAAATGTGCCTTTCATTGCAGACCTCGATTTCCTGAATACGGACGCTATTTTCAATCGTCTCGAATCGACGGGCGTGCGCCACAGCATCGGCGAACTGAACTGGAAGGAACAATATCCATATCATCCTCTGACCACATTTACAATCGCGCATTCGGCCAGATACATATATGTGAACTTTTTTGTGCGCTGCAATTATCTCCGTGCGGTGAACTATGAAAACAATTCACCTGTCTATGAGGATTCATGCGTGATGTTCTACGTGCAGCCTTTTGATTCTCAGGATTATTCTCGTTTTGAATTCAACTGTATAGGCACTGTCAAGGCTGTAAGACAGTTTGGATCAGGTGATTCCGAAATATTTACCGACGAGGAAATAGCGAGCATATCCTTGCTCCCGTCATGTGGGCGCAGACCGTTCCGCGAGATCGAGGGGCTGTTCACATGGGATATTCTTGTGGCTGTCCCGCTGAAGCTTATAGGTGCAGAATACAACGGTTGCCCGTTGAAGTTGAAAGGAAATTTTTTCAAATGTGCTTCGGGAACTTCACAGCCTCATTTTCTCAGCTGGTCGCCTGTCAAGTCAAAAAAACCTGACTTTCTGCGTCCGGAATCGTTTGGCGATATAATCCTTGAGTGA
- a CDS encoding NotI family restriction endonuclease gives MSRISELFTFPVTNYKLDWESIVQNQFCKYTQKRCFKVRKSEPSISIGTCIVKVGKDYNNIVICPHRLLQNNQIFFDCIHLLSTHEPGNELHIVPEVSIPGGNVDYFLVSTDSNRNIKDFVGIELQTMDTTGSVWTERENALYQLGINTCEPKKIKSFGINWKMTAKTILVQLHHKVETFQSINKHLVLVVQDCLLEYIKNEFSFSHIHYVASIGDSMHIHSYGVLTKENSFKLFLKSRHSTDSIGISKLLGLQASANLGLEELMKILQSKISDSTLLKFNECT, from the coding sequence ATGTCACGCATTTCAGAGTTGTTTACATTTCCTGTAACCAACTATAAACTGGATTGGGAGTCAATCGTACAAAACCAATTTTGTAAATATACGCAAAAGAGATGTTTTAAAGTTCGTAAGAGCGAGCCATCGATATCGATTGGAACCTGTATAGTAAAAGTCGGTAAAGACTATAACAATATTGTTATATGTCCACATCGACTTTTACAGAACAATCAAATTTTCTTTGATTGCATTCACTTGTTAAGCACTCATGAGCCGGGCAATGAGTTGCATATTGTTCCAGAGGTTTCTATTCCAGGAGGTAATGTTGATTATTTCTTGGTGTCTACGGACTCTAATCGGAATATTAAAGACTTTGTTGGGATTGAACTCCAAACCATGGATACAACGGGATCCGTGTGGACTGAACGAGAAAATGCATTATACCAGCTTGGCATAAACACATGCGAGCCTAAAAAAATAAAGTCATTTGGAATAAATTGGAAAATGACAGCCAAAACAATTCTTGTTCAACTACACCATAAAGTTGAGACATTCCAGTCAATTAATAAACATTTGGTTTTAGTTGTTCAAGATTGCTTATTAGAATATATCAAGAATGAATTCTCGTTTTCTCATATTCATTATGTTGCCTCTATTGGAGATTCTATGCATATTCATTCTTATGGTGTGTTGACGAAGGAGAATTCATTTAAATTATTCTTAAAAAGTCGGCATAGTACTGACAGTATCGGCATATCGAAATTATTAGGATTACAAGCTAGTGCAAATTTAGGATTAGAGGAATTGATGAAAATTTTGCAGTCAAAAATATCGGATAGCACATTACTTAAATTTAATGAATGTACATAG
- a CDS encoding DNA-methyltransferase: protein MYGITEYLVNQDINPMFLVGNALNILKQFPAESVDCCITSPPYWQKRQYENGGIGLEDSPESFIDNLFAIIAEIHRVLKPTGSFWLNIGDSYVNKSLQCIPWRIAIRMIDYGWILRNNIIWNKQKGALNPQKDRFGSIYEDFFFFVKQEKYYFDSDSVRSTPRKAIVRNGTVISATGVTGVSYKRKIELSTNLTPEEKKNALVALEIVLNKVKTGEVSDFRMIIRNEQRTTHSDSIKLSGRAKELKEKGYYFLFYNPNGTLPTDVWEILPEDSQKRKLHFAPYPEDLCIIPIKSTCPDNGIVLDPFCGTGTTMKVARQLNRKSIGIDLSEEYVNLAKDRLCHAFQSCLHFL from the coding sequence ATGTACGGGATAACAGAGTATTTGGTTAATCAAGATATCAATCCTATGTTTCTAGTTGGAAACGCTTTGAACATATTAAAGCAGTTTCCAGCAGAATCTGTTGACTGTTGTATCACAAGTCCTCCATATTGGCAAAAGAGACAGTATGAAAATGGAGGTATCGGGTTGGAGGACTCGCCGGAATCGTTTATAGATAATTTGTTTGCTATCATAGCAGAGATTCATAGGGTACTGAAGCCGACAGGTTCTTTTTGGCTAAATATAGGTGATTCATATGTAAATAAATCGCTCCAATGTATACCATGGAGAATCGCAATTAGAATGATTGATTATGGATGGATTCTAAGAAATAATATAATATGGAACAAGCAAAAAGGCGCATTAAATCCTCAGAAAGATCGGTTTGGATCTATTTATGAAGATTTTTTCTTTTTTGTTAAACAAGAAAAATATTATTTCGATTCTGACTCTGTGCGTTCAACGCCAAGAAAAGCGATAGTTCGCAATGGAACAGTGATATCTGCCACAGGAGTTACAGGTGTCTCATATAAAAGAAAAATTGAATTATCTACAAATCTTACACCTGAAGAAAAAAAGAATGCCTTAGTCGCTCTTGAGATAGTCTTGAATAAAGTTAAGACTGGAGAAGTTTCGGATTTCAGAATGATAATTAGGAATGAGCAGAGAACTACCCATTCGGACTCTATCAAACTATCCGGAAGGGCAAAAGAACTAAAAGAAAAAGGGTATTATTTCTTGTTTTATAATCCTAATGGCACTTTACCAACTGATGTTTGGGAAATTTTACCCGAAGATTCTCAGAAGAGGAAACTTCATTTTGCTCCTTATCCAGAAGATTTATGTATAATCCCCATTAAGTCAACGTGTCCTGACAATGGGATAGTGCTGGATCCCTTTTGCGGGACAGGGACTACAATGAAAGTCGCAAGACAACTAAATAGAAAGTCAATTGGAATTGATTTATCAGAAGAATACGTAAATTTGGCAAAAGATAGATTATGTCACGCATTTCAGAGTTGTTTACATTTCCTGTAA
- a CDS encoding S1 family peptidase — protein sequence MNFTQNTLIVGHITPNGIDMLGTGFLVTNNGKIATARHVVGNITEGLCILMPHISDMNAYQDVADNRCRPIQAIVEDINPVTDICILQGVGLEFDGILPKLDSLDNVRVGEKIGMFGFPHCVMGRRVLTYREAEIGAKMLLETSGVKSKYATLNMQTRPGQSGSLVLSLRTGNIVGMLIGTYAPSCGVIIAGINPHELNQDSYCISASYISEML from the coding sequence ATGAACTTCACTCAGAATACTCTTATCGTTGGGCATATAACCCCAAATGGAATAGATATGTTAGGAACGGGATTCCTTGTTACTAACAATGGTAAAATAGCTACAGCAAGACATGTTGTTGGTAATATTACTGAAGGGCTGTGCATTCTTATGCCACATATTTCAGATATGAATGCTTATCAAGATGTTGCAGACAATCGCTGTCGACCGATTCAAGCCATTGTGGAAGACATAAATCCGGTAACAGATATATGTATACTACAAGGTGTGGGCTTGGAATTTGATGGTATATTGCCCAAATTGGACAGTCTCGACAACGTAAGAGTCGGTGAAAAAATAGGAATGTTTGGCTTTCCCCATTGCGTAATGGGTAGGAGAGTGCTTACATATCGAGAAGCTGAAATTGGAGCTAAAATGCTTTTAGAGACCTCCGGTGTTAAGTCTAAGTATGCGACACTAAACATGCAGACACGTCCAGGGCAATCTGGTTCATTAGTATTAAGCCTTAGGACAGGCAACATTGTTGGCATGCTGATTGGCACCTATGCTCCTTCTTGCGGCGTAATTATAGCTGGCATTAATCCTCATGAATTGAATCAGGATTCCTATTGTATATCTGCTTCATATATCTCAGAAATGTTATGA